One window of Mucilaginibacter inviolabilis genomic DNA carries:
- a CDS encoding right-handed parallel beta-helix repeat-containing protein, translated as MKKRYIYMLIVSCLLTIILNSCKKAEVTTFNKVKIPASSPITPGNISGFVKGTLLTGQTYTVTGDVTVKKGDTLASQPGSIVIVKNNAQFTIQGVLQLLGSKDQPIFFNSDLNKPGTWGGFQADTAQAITIKWTHIDNTGGPDASGSARRTIIVANAIPVDIEDSWFTNGQDDLMGLFGATVTILRNTISSSGSTDGEGINLKSGTKGVVAYNVVFSQAGSGIKLETNASKPFPQTEVDVYNNTLVSNGWRRGSAEPGRAVSVGVNAIGHIYNNIIVNDYHGIELFSDGDLVHTTYGNNLFYATVDTYADLVDPSQKINIRDNFYPASGLGKPQPTDLISKKIGDLNPLFVKFDGTVAAPNGYPNTNDFHLQSTSPAFSAGNTKYNLDMGAYTSDGKGNQH; from the coding sequence ATGAAAAAAAGATATATTTATATGTTAATAGTTAGCTGCTTGCTAACTATTATATTAAACTCTTGTAAAAAAGCTGAAGTCACCACCTTTAACAAAGTAAAAATACCTGCCTCAAGTCCAATTACCCCGGGCAATATCAGTGGTTTTGTTAAGGGTACCTTATTAACCGGCCAAACTTACACCGTAACAGGCGATGTAACGGTTAAAAAAGGCGATACACTGGCATCACAACCGGGCTCTATAGTTATTGTTAAAAATAATGCACAATTCACTATCCAGGGCGTATTGCAATTACTGGGTAGCAAGGATCAACCTATATTTTTCAATTCCGATTTAAATAAACCTGGTACATGGGGTGGTTTTCAGGCAGATACAGCCCAGGCTATTACCATTAAATGGACGCATATAGATAATACAGGCGGACCCGATGCGTCTGGAAGCGCCAGAAGAACAATCATTGTGGCAAACGCCATTCCTGTTGATATTGAAGATTCATGGTTCACCAATGGTCAGGATGATTTGATGGGATTATTTGGTGCGACAGTAACGATACTTAGAAACACCATCAGTTCGTCAGGAAGTACAGACGGAGAAGGCATTAACCTAAAATCGGGCACTAAGGGAGTTGTTGCTTATAATGTGGTATTTAGCCAGGCTGGCAGCGGTATAAAGCTTGAAACCAATGCGAGTAAACCTTTTCCACAAACCGAGGTGGATGTTTATAATAACACCCTGGTATCTAACGGATGGAGACGAGGCTCGGCCGAACCTGGGCGTGCGGTCTCAGTGGGTGTAAACGCTATCGGTCATATTTACAATAACATTATCGTGAACGATTATCATGGCATCGAGCTTTTTAGCGATGGCGACCTGGTACACACCACTTATGGAAACAACCTGTTTTATGCTACCGTTGATACCTATGCCGATCTGGTTGACCCATCACAAAAAATCAATATCAGGGATAACTTTTACCCGGCATCAGGCCTGGGCAAACCACAACCTACCGACCTGATCTCCAAAAAAATAGGCGACCTCAATCCGCTGTTTGTAAAGTTTGACGGTACTGTTGCTGCACCAAACGGTTATCCGAATACCAATGATTTTCATTTGCAAAGCACATCACCGGCTTTTAGCGCAGGGAATACAAAATATAACCTTGATATGGGCGCTTACACAAGTGATGGTAAAGGCAATCAGCACTAA
- a CDS encoding alkaline phosphatase family protein, which translates to MIRKYFLFGIPTAGLFISLMACHRLNSNKQSAGNEQVNMHSAYDDSTLNRSILPVLMPYNRIIDPAGQVVTFGDAGDENHSMDVRLIPGSKLIAVEDRYGITLIDTVVKKVITRWTYKQNTQYRGLTSTYSGLKVLKTNDQTQIFWSAAAGKGKDSKSYVFQAIWDGEKISIKNTFSFKAEGESPLALPNDLAINNENGTNYLYVVLNGNNQLVKINLTTNKTVWTKATGVAPYGIVIAKNKVFVTNWAGPEAVDTVNRETAGVPYGKTYIDPKTGATAQGTVMVMDLNKGNVIKEIPVGLHPNAIISSTDEAFVYVANGNSDMVSVISTNSLQNVDAIDVKLNPGKKSYIGDTPNALAINTDGTVLYVANGLDNAVAVVKLGSKASNNASDKSEVKGFIPTEAYPGGLAVDGNTLFVTNLEGEGSRISSKEIGKADLGGEVAENSPAAYNSHHQKATVSIINIPNASQLQQYSQKVQDLNLSFRQQIANLLPRKNVPARPIPERIGEPSVFNHVLYIIKENRTYDQVLGDMPEGNGAKSLCIYGDSVTPNQHNLARNFLLLDNYYVSGKCSAEGHQWTDAAMVTDYVEKSVRSWFRSYPHVQEDALVYDGNGFIWNNAADHGKTVRIYGEACAVHFDDKLSWTNIYDNYKAGKPFVFNNTSTISRVRPMLSQNYPGSDEHKINEQLRATAFIKELNEYEKKPGDQLPQLMVMALSADHTVGTRPGYPTPNAMVADNDLALGRIVEAISKSRFWKNTVIFVTEDDSQAGWDHVSAYRTTGFVISPYSRLQSKVSKNYNQTCIVRSIEQILGLPPMNIIDATALPMFDCFTNKPTNYTYQSVPNLIPLNNINPKLATLKGAALHFAQLSSKPEYDHIDGGNDDVMNRILWYAAKGKKAYPVKLAGNDTDDDKE; encoded by the coding sequence ATGATTAGAAAGTACTTTTTGTTCGGCATACCAACCGCTGGTTTGTTTATTTCGCTTATGGCGTGTCACCGTTTAAACAGTAATAAACAGTCTGCCGGAAATGAGCAGGTGAACATGCATAGCGCCTATGATGATAGTACGCTTAACCGTAGTATACTACCAGTTTTAATGCCTTACAACAGGATTATTGACCCGGCAGGTCAGGTAGTAACTTTTGGCGATGCTGGCGATGAAAACCACAGTATGGATGTACGCCTTATACCCGGCAGCAAGCTTATTGCTGTAGAAGACAGGTATGGGATAACGCTTATTGATACCGTTGTAAAAAAGGTTATCACCCGGTGGACCTACAAGCAGAATACACAATACAGAGGGCTTACAAGCACTTATTCTGGTTTGAAAGTATTAAAGACGAATGATCAGACACAAATATTTTGGAGCGCAGCGGCGGGCAAGGGTAAAGATTCTAAATCGTACGTTTTTCAGGCCATTTGGGATGGCGAAAAGATCAGCATTAAAAACACGTTCAGTTTCAAGGCCGAAGGAGAATCGCCATTAGCATTGCCAAATGACCTGGCTATCAATAATGAAAACGGGACCAACTATTTATACGTGGTTTTGAACGGTAATAATCAGTTAGTAAAAATTAACCTAACAACCAATAAAACAGTCTGGACAAAAGCCACGGGTGTGGCTCCTTACGGTATTGTAATAGCTAAGAATAAAGTTTTTGTTACCAATTGGGCTGGTCCCGAAGCGGTGGATACCGTAAACCGGGAAACAGCAGGCGTGCCTTACGGCAAAACCTATATTGATCCCAAAACCGGGGCAACTGCACAAGGTACCGTTATGGTAATGGACTTAAATAAAGGTAATGTTATTAAAGAGATACCTGTTGGATTACATCCCAACGCTATCATCAGCAGTACTGATGAAGCTTTTGTATATGTTGCCAACGGCAACAGTGATATGGTTTCGGTTATATCCACAAATTCCCTTCAAAATGTTGATGCCATAGATGTAAAATTAAATCCTGGCAAAAAAAGCTACATAGGCGATACACCAAATGCATTGGCCATAAATACCGATGGCACCGTTTTATATGTGGCTAACGGTTTGGATAACGCGGTTGCTGTGGTAAAACTTGGCTCAAAAGCATCAAATAATGCATCAGATAAAAGTGAAGTAAAGGGATTTATCCCGACTGAGGCCTATCCGGGAGGCCTTGCTGTTGATGGTAATACCTTATTTGTAACCAATCTGGAAGGCGAAGGTTCGCGTATTAGCAGCAAAGAAATTGGTAAAGCAGATTTAGGTGGCGAAGTAGCAGAAAACAGTCCTGCCGCATATAACTCCCACCACCAAAAGGCTACGGTTTCCATTATCAATATCCCTAATGCTAGTCAACTGCAACAATATAGCCAAAAGGTACAAGACCTTAACCTGAGTTTCAGGCAGCAAATAGCTAATTTGCTGCCACGTAAAAATGTACCCGCCCGCCCAATACCTGAGCGTATTGGTGAACCGTCGGTATTTAACCATGTGCTGTATATTATAAAGGAGAACCGGACCTATGATCAGGTTTTGGGTGATATGCCCGAGGGCAACGGAGCTAAATCTTTATGTATTTATGGCGATAGCGTTACCCCAAATCAACATAATCTTGCACGGAATTTTTTACTGCTTGATAATTATTATGTATCGGGGAAATGTTCGGCCGAAGGGCATCAGTGGACCGATGCTGCTATGGTTACCGATTATGTTGAAAAAAGTGTACGATCATGGTTCAGGAGTTATCCACATGTGCAGGAAGATGCATTAGTTTATGACGGTAACGGCTTTATCTGGAACAATGCCGCCGATCACGGTAAAACGGTTAGGATATATGGCGAGGCCTGTGCGGTTCACTTTGATGATAAGTTAAGCTGGACGAATATTTATGATAATTATAAGGCAGGTAAGCCCTTTGTGTTTAACAATACGAGCACCATATCGCGGGTTAGGCCCATGCTCTCACAAAACTATCCGGGTTCTGATGAACATAAGATCAATGAACAACTAAGAGCAACCGCCTTTATTAAAGAGTTAAATGAGTATGAAAAAAAGCCAGGCGATCAATTACCCCAACTGATGGTCATGGCCCTTTCGGCTGATCATACTGTAGGCACCAGACCTGGCTACCCAACACCAAACGCTATGGTAGCTGATAATGACCTTGCTCTCGGTCGCATTGTAGAAGCGATATCCAAAAGTCGTTTCTGGAAAAACACGGTGATTTTTGTTACTGAAGATGATTCACAGGCGGGTTGGGATCATGTATCTGCCTACCGTACCACGGGCTTTGTGATCAGTCCGTATAGCCGGTTGCAAAGCAAAGTGAGTAAAAACTATAACCAAACATGTATAGTCCGTTCTATTGAGCAGATACTGGGTTTACCACCCATGAATATTATTGATGCCACAGCATTGCCCATGTTTGACTGTTTTACCAATAAACCCACTAATTACACCTATCAAAGTGTCCCTAACCTTATCCCCTTAAATAACATCAATCCGAAATTAGCTACGCTTAAGGGTGCTGCCCTGCATTTTGCGCAACTATCCTCTAAGCCCGAGTATGATCATATTGACGGTGGAAATGATGATGTAATGAACAGGATATTATGGTATGCAGCAAAAGGGAAAAAAGCATACCCTGTCAAACTCGCCGGGAATGATACAGATGATGATAAAGAATAG
- a CDS encoding phospholipase D-like domain-containing protein, translated as MFVKNSNQNGFSVKAWRGDAKTLLAFNFTDNTMVTNLAGFSIQVQPHGQQAYYLFNNLVLPSGANATVPTETNPNSSANAPIQKFRWLHVPGSFHQDDTVFYGVYTYTITPRYFNDGLLTAIDPSLSVSVDVQVAPFATSQVQLGFTRGFTQSQAFTHHFGLKALFHPAGKDLIFDTGGIAGTNAAGQTYTFLQEYQWSGFTARQRVFEILNAVAADASLSIDVFAYDLNEPDLVKILLQLAASGRIRVILDNASLHHAPGVPEDAFEQQFNNTAKAPAAILRGKFGRFAHDKVFIVYKNNQALKVLTGSTNFSVTGMYVNSNHVVVFNNADVAELYSKVFNEAWNDHVSETFNKSSLAEGPFLFNQLGLPKMSISFSPHQADIAQSTLDAIATRVTAATSSVLFAVMDITSGGGPVFPALKAIHENQNIFSYGISDAPGGISLYKPGNKTGVLVGGKPGTTILPPPFDKEHSISIGHQIHHKFIVCDFNTDNPVVWCGSSNLALGGEEQNGDNLIEINDIDIATVFALEAIALVDHFDFRNANIIPKTPQAPTAVKGGDNTPDPKANLDTAPLNLYNNDSWATRYFNPNDLHCTDRVLFG; from the coding sequence ATGTTTGTAAAAAACTCAAATCAAAATGGCTTTTCAGTCAAAGCATGGCGGGGTGATGCTAAAACTTTGCTGGCCTTTAATTTCACCGATAATACCATGGTTACGAATTTGGCAGGCTTTTCCATACAAGTCCAGCCTCATGGGCAACAAGCTTATTATCTTTTTAATAATCTGGTATTACCATCCGGAGCAAATGCCACAGTTCCCACCGAAACCAATCCCAATTCTTCGGCAAATGCACCTATACAAAAATTCAGATGGCTGCACGTACCTGGCTCCTTTCATCAGGACGATACCGTTTTTTATGGTGTATATACTTATACCATTACTCCAAGATACTTTAATGATGGACTATTAACAGCTATTGATCCTTCATTAAGTGTATCAGTAGATGTGCAGGTTGCTCCATTTGCAACCAGCCAGGTACAATTAGGTTTTACCCGTGGTTTTACGCAATCACAGGCCTTTACTCATCATTTTGGGTTAAAAGCCTTGTTTCATCCTGCCGGAAAGGATTTGATTTTTGATACAGGCGGTATTGCAGGCACTAACGCTGCAGGACAAACTTATACGTTTTTGCAAGAATACCAGTGGTCGGGCTTTACTGCACGTCAACGAGTTTTCGAGATTCTAAATGCCGTTGCTGCTGATGCCTCACTAAGTATAGATGTTTTCGCCTATGATTTAAACGAACCTGATCTGGTAAAGATTTTACTTCAATTAGCGGCATCAGGAAGAATCCGGGTCATTTTAGATAACGCGAGTTTGCACCATGCTCCCGGCGTACCAGAGGATGCATTTGAACAGCAATTTAACAATACAGCCAAAGCTCCAGCCGCTATATTACGAGGCAAATTTGGTCGTTTTGCCCATGATAAAGTTTTTATAGTTTATAAAAACAATCAGGCATTAAAAGTACTCACTGGTTCAACCAATTTCTCGGTAACCGGTATGTATGTAAACTCCAATCATGTTGTAGTTTTTAATAATGCCGATGTTGCAGAACTTTATTCCAAGGTATTTAATGAAGCCTGGAATGACCATGTATCCGAAACATTTAACAAATCATCATTAGCAGAAGGCCCATTTCTATTTAACCAGCTTGGCTTACCCAAAATGAGTATCAGTTTTTCACCGCATCAGGCTGATATAGCTCAATCAACGCTGGATGCAATAGCCACAAGAGTCACCGCTGCTACTAGTAGTGTGCTGTTTGCTGTGATGGATATCACTTCGGGCGGAGGCCCTGTTTTTCCAGCATTAAAAGCTATCCACGAAAATCAAAATATATTCAGCTATGGAATTTCTGATGCACCAGGCGGTATTTCTTTATACAAACCAGGTAATAAAACTGGCGTATTAGTTGGTGGCAAACCCGGTACTACTATTTTACCTCCCCCATTTGATAAAGAGCACTCCATTAGTATTGGGCACCAAATACATCATAAGTTTATAGTTTGCGATTTTAATACTGATAATCCGGTGGTATGGTGTGGCTCTTCAAATTTAGCACTGGGCGGAGAAGAACAGAATGGCGATAATCTGATAGAGATCAATGATATCGATATTGCAACAGTTTTTGCACTGGAAGCAATTGCACTGGTTGATCATTTTGATTTCCGTAATGCAAATATTATCCCTAAAACACCTCAGGCTCCTACAGCTGTTAAAGGTGGAGATAATACGCCTGATCCAAAAGCTAACCTTGATACTGCGCCACTAAATTTATATAACAATGATAGCTGGGCTACGCGTTATTTTAATCCTAATGATTTGCATTGCACAGATCGGGTGTTGTTTGGATAA
- a CDS encoding DUF1800 domain-containing protein: MRNSFKAGCAVLMISSAFLLSSFYSHQTPVISYKFPYQRAGLTERQAAEYLISRFTYGATPGQVDLVMRMGLENWFAQQLDGVNADDSLNKRLAAYDAIGMTNTAVCHVYPPGFVIRTLAIKDSAISKDSVDKAVDKKAFNAQIKDYMDRKGFKNDQDLYKQFIDQHIIRAVYSQNQLREMLTDFWFNHFNVSFFKGECAQFIPAYERDVIRPNAMSKFDQLLLASAKSPAMLYYLDNFTSVGPPPPIQPKAPAVQPKTDDANMLMTGGNKPQSTDKSKAADMSMMMSASPTQPAKQVKTLTQQGKNVNGLNENYAREVMELHTLGVDGGYTQTDVTEAARVLTGWTVYPISDYAYGSAMKGLVTKIGEGNLAAKGYVHEGDFLFTPNRHDQDQKVVLGHTFPASKDPEVEYQEGLTLLEMLAHQPSAAKFIARKLAVRFVNDTPPQSLINKMAKSFTDHDGDIREVLITMVTSKEFWNKKNLDAKVKSPFELVVSSLRALNADVKDPYPLFNWMAKMGQKIYYYQAPTGFPDRAAYWINTGALLDRMDFGLALTGGQVGGVSIKLGDFSKATANDPITAAKDYSAVLLPGTDPNGVLKELTPLLNDPVMLAKLAYTGKQLPKPVSVTSEKPVVGAPGDMALMSALAESQAKVPAPPQVVSIQVVNNKMNSYYIRSLVAGIIIGSPDFQKR, translated from the coding sequence ATGAGAAATAGCTTTAAAGCAGGTTGTGCTGTGTTGATGATAAGCAGCGCTTTCCTTTTATCTTCTTTTTATAGCCACCAAACACCAGTAATATCCTATAAGTTCCCTTATCAGCGAGCTGGTTTGACCGAACGTCAGGCTGCCGAATACTTAATAAGCCGGTTTACCTATGGTGCTACGCCGGGCCAAGTGGATTTGGTGATGAGAATGGGATTGGAGAACTGGTTTGCCCAGCAGCTGGATGGGGTTAACGCGGACGACTCATTGAACAAACGATTGGCTGCTTATGATGCCATAGGTATGACCAATACCGCAGTTTGCCACGTCTACCCGCCGGGATTTGTGATCCGTACGCTGGCGATCAAGGACAGTGCTATCAGTAAAGACTCCGTTGATAAAGCTGTCGACAAAAAAGCTTTCAATGCGCAGATAAAGGACTATATGGATAGGAAGGGGTTTAAAAATGATCAGGATTTATATAAACAGTTTATCGACCAGCATATTATAAGGGCCGTTTATTCGCAGAATCAGTTACGCGAGATGCTGACCGATTTTTGGTTCAACCACTTTAATGTATCTTTTTTTAAAGGGGAATGCGCCCAATTTATACCGGCTTATGAACGCGATGTGATAAGACCTAATGCTATGAGCAAATTTGATCAGTTGTTGCTGGCATCGGCAAAATCGCCGGCTATGCTATATTATTTGGACAATTTTACCAGCGTTGGGCCTCCACCACCCATTCAGCCCAAAGCGCCTGCTGTACAGCCCAAAACTGATGATGCCAATATGCTCATGACAGGTGGGAACAAACCGCAATCAACAGATAAAAGTAAGGCAGCGGACATGTCGATGATGATGAGTGCCTCGCCAACCCAGCCAGCTAAACAGGTAAAAACGCTCACACAACAAGGGAAAAATGTAAATGGGCTCAATGAGAATTATGCCCGTGAAGTAATGGAACTGCATACGTTGGGTGTTGATGGGGGCTACACTCAAACCGACGTAACCGAGGCTGCCCGTGTGTTGACCGGTTGGACGGTTTACCCTATAAGCGATTATGCTTATGGTTCAGCCATGAAAGGGTTAGTCACCAAGATCGGCGAGGGCAATCTTGCTGCCAAAGGTTATGTGCATGAGGGTGACTTTTTATTTACCCCAAACCGGCATGATCAGGACCAGAAAGTGGTTCTGGGCCATACTTTTCCGGCCAGTAAAGATCCTGAAGTTGAATATCAGGAGGGACTGACCCTGCTGGAAATGCTGGCGCACCAGCCATCTGCTGCAAAATTTATTGCAAGAAAACTGGCAGTACGGTTTGTAAATGATACACCACCACAAAGCCTGATTAATAAAATGGCCAAGTCATTTACTGATCATGATGGTGATATTAGAGAAGTGTTGATAACGATGGTTACTTCCAAAGAGTTTTGGAATAAAAAGAACTTAGATGCAAAGGTAAAATCTCCTTTTGAACTGGTTGTGAGTTCGCTTAGAGCATTAAATGCTGATGTGAAAGATCCATACCCATTGTTTAACTGGATGGCAAAGATGGGACAAAAAATTTATTATTACCAGGCGCCTACCGGTTTCCCAGACCGTGCTGCCTACTGGATAAACACCGGTGCTTTACTTGATCGTATGGATTTTGGTCTGGCGCTAACTGGTGGACAGGTTGGCGGTGTAAGCATTAAACTTGGTGATTTTAGCAAAGCAACTGCAAATGATCCTATAACAGCAGCTAAAGATTATAGTGCGGTTTTACTTCCAGGCACCGACCCCAACGGAGTTCTGAAAGAGCTCACCCCACTGTTGAATGATCCTGTTATGCTGGCTAAACTGGCTTATACAGGCAAGCAGCTACCCAAACCAGTGTCCGTTACTTCAGAAAAACCCGTAGTTGGCGCACCTGGTGATATGGCACTGATGAGTGCCCTTGCTGAAAGCCAGGCAAAAGTACCAGCGCCTCCGCAAGTAGTTTCTATACAGGTTGTTAATAATAAAATGAATAGTTACTACATCCGATCGCTTGTTGCAGGGATCATTATTGGTTCGCCAGATTTTCAGAAGCGATAA
- a CDS encoding sulfite exporter TauE/SafE family protein — protein sequence MIGGAFIAGSSPEGSAAVAYPVFTLFLKIAPGVTRNFAFAIQSIGMTCASVLILNKRIKVEWNYIKFVTLGGLFGMVFGTFYVLPLISAPVAKLFFVSLWLSFGIVLWNENRKNKRDMYDAIPNFGRSDIARLVILGLIGGVISSIFGTGINIFSFCFMTIYYRINEKVAIPSSVIIMTIETIFGFFIHTSVIKDFQKQAFEMWLICIPFVAVFAPLGSYVISKVSRKAAANFLSIILVVQFIGAMYVLKPVGWHLAMSLIVLASGLVIFALVSKTPRRKELSQQPL from the coding sequence ATGATCGGAGGAGCTTTTATAGCCGGTTCAAGTCCTGAGGGTAGTGCGGCAGTCGCCTATCCCGTATTTACCCTTTTTCTAAAAATAGCACCAGGAGTTACACGTAATTTCGCATTTGCTATTCAAAGTATCGGCATGACCTGCGCATCAGTACTCATCCTAAATAAAAGAATAAAAGTAGAATGGAACTACATTAAGTTTGTTACCCTTGGCGGATTATTCGGGATGGTATTTGGAACATTTTATGTGTTACCACTTATTTCAGCGCCAGTGGCCAAGCTTTTTTTCGTATCGTTATGGTTAAGCTTTGGTATTGTTTTGTGGAACGAGAATCGTAAAAACAAAAGGGATATGTATGATGCTATACCTAATTTCGGCCGTTCAGATATAGCACGCCTGGTTATACTGGGTCTTATCGGCGGAGTGATCTCTTCTATTTTTGGAACCGGCATCAACATTTTTTCATTTTGCTTTATGACCATTTACTATCGTATTAATGAAAAAGTGGCCATCCCTTCGTCAGTTATCATCATGACAATAGAAACTATTTTCGGTTTTTTTATCCATACCAGTGTGATAAAGGATTTCCAAAAACAAGCATTTGAAATGTGGTTGATATGCATCCCCTTTGTGGCCGTATTTGCACCATTGGGTTCATATGTAATTAGTAAAGTATCCCGAAAGGCTGCCGCTAATTTTTTATCGATTATATTGGTTGTTCAATTTATTGGTGCCATGTATGTACTAAAACCCGTTGGCTGGCATTTGGCCATGAGTTTAATTGTACTGGCTTCGGGTTTGGTTATTTTTGCATTGGTATCAAAAACACCTCGCCGTAAAGAACTCAGCCAGCAGCCACTTTAA
- a CDS encoding asparagine synthase-related protein, whose translation MNIPNTTTSTDFVSLLDDGNNVIFNMTSEEAAEAVISGDAARVREIEGQFAIVKKVGQQVFLARSIGRPMRYFLAKQVSGPLLIVAERIDEIYNFLKGMELHHQFHPSYTRMVPAHYVVRLEVIGCPDPNPVYTRFFEPKRNNLTHDLDEIGKAYIGALADECQKWLLSIPENEPVGVLFSGGIDSGSVFLVLYSLMLKLGMSPQRLKAFTLSVNNGPDAEQAHQFLDQLGLSLFLEVIDVPQSAVNYKEAITVIEDYKSRDLESATMALALCKQLRNLYPEWKYLADGDGGDENLKDYPIAENTELTIRSVLNNMMLYQEGWGVDKIKHSLTYSGGQSRGHVRSYAPCRLHGFKGFSPYALPNVIEVAEGIPFIQLTDWNEESLYALKGEITSRGVKAITGFDMPVFEKRRFQLGAATESTFKQLFPQGEAEYRAYFHSLYAR comes from the coding sequence ATGAACATCCCTAATACAACAACATCAACCGACTTTGTAAGCCTGCTTGATGACGGCAATAACGTTATTTTTAACATGACATCGGAAGAAGCCGCGGAAGCAGTAATTTCAGGTGATGCTGCAAGAGTACGCGAAATAGAAGGGCAATTCGCCATAGTGAAAAAAGTGGGACAGCAGGTCTTTTTAGCACGCTCTATTGGCAGGCCGATGCGCTATTTTCTGGCCAAACAAGTAAGCGGTCCGCTGTTAATTGTTGCCGAACGAATAGATGAAATTTATAATTTCTTGAAAGGAATGGAGCTCCATCATCAGTTTCACCCCTCTTACACCAGGATGGTACCGGCGCATTATGTGGTACGATTAGAAGTAATAGGTTGCCCGGATCCAAATCCTGTTTATACACGTTTTTTTGAACCCAAAAGAAATAATCTGACTCATGATCTGGATGAGATCGGCAAAGCCTATATTGGAGCGTTGGCTGATGAATGCCAGAAATGGCTGCTGTCAATCCCCGAAAATGAGCCGGTGGGCGTTCTTTTTTCGGGCGGTATTGATAGTGGATCAGTCTTCCTGGTACTTTACTCTCTGATGTTGAAATTGGGTATGTCGCCGCAACGGCTAAAGGCATTTACCCTGTCGGTAAATAACGGCCCTGACGCTGAGCAGGCGCACCAGTTTTTGGATCAATTAGGACTTTCACTATTTCTGGAGGTTATAGATGTTCCTCAATCTGCCGTAAATTATAAAGAAGCTATTACCGTAATAGAAGATTATAAATCCAGAGACCTGGAGTCGGCAACAATGGCCCTGGCCTTGTGCAAACAACTGCGTAACTTATACCCGGAATGGAAATATCTTGCAGATGGAGACGGCGGTGACGAAAACCTGAAAGATTACCCTATTGCAGAAAACACTGAATTAACCATCCGTAGCGTATTAAATAATATGATGCTTTACCAGGAAGGTTGGGGCGTTGATAAAATCAAACACTCTCTCACCTATTCCGGAGGACAAAGTCGCGGGCATGTACGGTCTTATGCTCCTTGTCGCTTACACGGGTTCAAGGGTTTTAGTCCTTATGCATTGCCCAATGTTATAGAGGTTGCCGAAGGCATCCCTTTTATTCAATTAACAGACTGGAACGAAGAGTCGCTTTATGCTTTAAAAGGTGAGATCACCAGCAGGGGCGTAAAAGCTATTACCGGTTTTGATATGCCTGTATTTGAAAAACGCCGTTTTCAACTTGGGGCCGCTACCGAAAGCACTTTCAAACAACTTTTTCCGCAAGGCGAAGCCGAGTACCGGGCTTATTTCCATTCCCTTTATGCACGATAA
- a CDS encoding radical SAM protein, with protein MHDNQEIEKLRPQRNALNPEIPYHFLHEEEPDANGVLQKVNTIFLTGKECSFKCLMCDLWKNTLTGPTPPGAILKQIDYALERLPNADIIKLYNNGNFFDPKAIPPADYPGIIERLQPYKRVIVENHPKLCGTTCLEFRDQLSGTLEIAMGLETIHPQVLPKLNKQLTAADFKQAASFLRTNHIDVRAFILLNPPYLTNLQENIEWAISTIQFAFESGTQCCSIIATRSGNGIMETLQQQGHYTAPTLDALEDVFEMALLLKQGRVFVDTWDIGFLSKCPQCFQARKERLEAMNLHQQVYQRINCNCND; from the coding sequence ATGCACGATAACCAGGAGATTGAAAAATTACGGCCCCAAAGAAACGCATTAAACCCAGAAATCCCCTACCATTTTTTACATGAAGAGGAACCGGATGCGAACGGTGTATTACAAAAGGTAAATACGATTTTTCTGACCGGTAAAGAATGCAGTTTTAAATGCCTGATGTGTGATTTATGGAAGAACACATTAACCGGACCTACACCACCAGGAGCAATTTTAAAGCAAATAGATTATGCTTTAGAACGCCTACCAAATGCTGATATAATTAAGTTGTATAACAACGGTAATTTTTTTGATCCGAAGGCTATTCCCCCTGCTGATTATCCGGGAATAATTGAACGCTTACAACCCTATAAGAGGGTAATAGTGGAAAATCATCCTAAACTTTGCGGTACGACCTGCCTGGAGTTTAGAGATCAACTTTCTGGCACACTGGAAATAGCCATGGGGCTTGAAACCATACACCCGCAGGTACTGCCTAAACTCAATAAACAACTCACCGCCGCAGATTTTAAACAAGCTGCCTCTTTTTTGCGAACTAATCATATAGATGTACGTGCATTTATCCTGTTAAATCCTCCTTATCTTACTAACCTGCAGGAAAATATAGAATGGGCAATTAGTACCATACAATTTGCGTTTGAAAGCGGAACACAATGCTGTTCTATTATCGCCACCCGTTCCGGCAATGGCATTATGGAAACGTTGCAGCAACAGGGGCACTACACGGCACCCACACTGGATGCCTTGGAGGATGTTTTTGAAATGGCCCTTTTGCTAAAGCAGGGTCGGGTATTTGTTGATACCTGGGACATTGGTTTTCTTTCCAAATGTCCTCAATGCTTTCAGGCAAGAAAAGAACGTTTAGAAGCGATGAATCTTCATCAGCAAGTTTATCAGCGGATCAACTGTAATTGTAATGACTGA